In Actinoplanes octamycinicus, the genomic window GCGCCACGGGCCACTTTCCCCCGATTCGCTCCCGCCCCGCCGACACCCCTCCGGCCCGTCACCCGCACGCCACTCGGGGCCGGTCCACAGCCCTATTCCGGCACCAGCCAGGAAGTGGCCCGCAGCCCAGCCGTGCCGATCCCGCCCACCTCAGTGATCTCCACCAGCACCAACTTGGCCGGCTCCGCCGCGGTCAGCACGCACAGCGCCGCACCCTTTCTGACCTGCACCTCAGCCCCCGGCCCGAGCGGCCCGGTGCGAATCGCCCGCAGACACCCCGCCGCGTCGAGATCGCCGTTCGGCACGCTGCTCCCGGCCACCGAACCCACCGCCAAGGTCAGCCGAGCCGGCCCATTCCCGCACCGGCTGTCATAACGCAGATCCGCGACCTGCTCGGAAACCCCGGCGCGAGGTTCGTCGAGATCCAGGTAGACCAGCGCGGCACAGCCGATCCGCACATGCAGAGCCTCTTTCGCGTACGTCACCGCCGGCCCCACCGACGACTGCGCCACCGTGGGAACCGCCTCAGGCGCCGCCACCGGCGTGGCAACCAACCGGTAGACGAGATACCCGCTGGCCCCACTCCCGGCCAGCGCCAGCAAACTGACCAGCAGCGCGACAACCGCCAGCCGCCGTCCACCCTTACCCCCGGGAGCCGGCAGCCGCTCGGTAGCCCCTTGCTCAGTGGGCCACCAAGGCGTCCGCGAAACCCCCACGTCCCCGGAAGTCACCCCCACCGACGGCGGCCCCGGCACCTCCCGCGTCCGCCCCGACGCCGCCTGCACCCCTCCCGGCACCGCCCGCACCCCTCCCGGCGCCGCTTGCACCCGTCCCGACGCCGCTTGCACCCGACCCGGCGCCGCCTGCACCGGCCCCGACGCCGCCTGCACCCGACCCGGCGCCGCCTGCACCCGACCCGGCGCCGCTTGCACCCGCCGCCCCGGCGCCGCCTGCACCCGGCCCGACGCCGCTTGCGCCCGACCCGGCGTCGCCTGCACCGGCCCCGGCGCCGCCTGCACCCGACCCGGCGCCGCCTGCACCCGACCCGGCGCCGCTTGCACCCGCCCCGGCGTCGCCTGCACCCGACCCGACGCCGCTTGCACCCGCCCCGGCGCGGCCTGCACCCGACCCGGCACCGCTTGCGGCCGCCCCGACGCCGAGCCCGCCTCGTCCCGATTTCTCCCGCCGGCCAGCGCACCCGCGTCTGAAGAGGAGCCCTCCGCGAGCCCCTTCCCCGGACCCGCCGGCACACCCACTCCCGGCGACGAAATCTCCGACACCCGCGATGCCGCGGCCCGCGAAGAACCCGCACCCGACGAATTTCCGCCAGACCTCGAACCCGAATCCCCTGGCCGAGCAGCCCGATCCCGACTCGACCGAGGCCCCGGCACCCGCCCAGTCCCCAAGTCCCCCGACCGCTGCGGATATGCCTGCCGAATCAACCCTGGCCGAGCACCCTCCGCCGAACTCCCTGTCCGCCCAGCCGCCGCCACCGAGCGCCCCGCACCCACTTCTGCGCCCGCGCCCATCACAGCCTCTGCCTCAGGACGCTCGGCCGCGCTCGCCACACCTCCCGGCGTCCCGGGACCCTCACCGACACCCGCCGCAGCGCTCGTCTCCGGCCAACCAGCCGGACCGGCCGGGGCATCGGAAGCCAAACGGCCGCCTCTCCTCACCACCCCGGGTGGCGTGGCCGCCCCGACAGCCCGCGTGGCCCTGACAGTGGGGTCCTCCGGAGCGACCCGACTCCCCGACCCCGCTGCCTGACTGACGTAACCGGCCAGCCCCGACTGGTCCCACTCCTCCGGTCCCGCCGGATCGACCCGGCGCTCCCGGCCTTGGGCCCCCTCCTCCGGCCCCGCCGAACCATCCCGGCGCTCCCGGCCTTGGGCCCCCTCCTTCGGCCCCGCCGAATCGTCCCGGCGCTCCCGGTTCAGGGCCCGCTCAGAAGCATTCTGACCAGCATTTTCGGAGTAACTGGCTGCACGAAAAACAGGCAAGAGGAATCCTCCAGCACAGTAGGCGAAACCTCCCAAATAGGCTAAATACTTCCGATCTCCAACAACATCCCCCAGCGAGGCGACCCCACGCCGCCCAGCCCACGCCCCACCCGGCCGCCCACAAACTCAGCACCGCCCAGCCCACACCCCACCCGGCCGCCCACAAACTCAGCACCGCCCAGCCCACACCCCACTCGGCCGTCCGCAAACTCAACGCCGCCCACCCCACGCCCCACCCGGCCGTCCGCAAACTCAGCACCGCCCAGCTTGAACCCCTCTCCGACCCAGCACTCCCGGCACAGCCCTCCGGATCAGCGCTTCTCACCAGTGGGAGCCGCCCGCCGGTACCACCCCTCGTGGAGCACCGGAACGACGTCCGTCGAACCCACCTCCCCGGCGATCACCACGTCGTCGCCGAATCCGATAGCCGCCAGCTCCCGGCCCGACCCCGCCTCAGCGAGAGCCTCCGGAAGGCGGTCAGACACCGACCGATATGCCGCTACCGCCACCTCCGCCTCCGGCGAGCGGTCCCCGAACCCGTCGAGGAACGCCCCCGCACCCCACAGGTCCTCCACCGCCGGCCGCAACGACCCGTCCGGCCACCGCTCCCCCGCCGCGATGACGGCAACCGTCCGCCCCGCGGCTCGCTCCCGAACCCACACCGCGGCCGCCGCCGCGTTCCGCAGACTGACGCCCACCACCGTCACCCCGTCACTCCCGTCGGCACGACCGCCCGCGAGGTGGGCGGAGATCGCCGAACCGTTGGGCGACGGCAGCACCAGCCGCTCGATCGAGCGCTGGGCCGCCACCCGCCGGATCGCCGCCGGCGACAGGCTGATCTCGTCGGGACCGGCCACCGACCGCCCCACCGCCAGCTCTGCGCCGTGCCGGGCAGCCGCCTCCGCCGCGCTGTCGTCCCGCCACGGGTAGGGCAGCACCGCGACCCCGTGCTCCACCGCGACGCTCAACGCCGTGGTGAACGACAACACGTCCACCACCGCCACGAACGCCGCCCCGGCCGCAACCGCCTCCGCCCCGGCAAGCCCCCACTCGAAGCGAGCCCGATAGCGCTCCTGCCCGAACACTCGCACCCCGTCCACCTCTCACCGACCGGCCAGCCCGTTCGACCGATCCCGCCGCGAAGCCACCCTCACCCATCACCACCGCGAGGGCGTCCCACGAACCAACGCCTCGCCAACCAGACGCCTCGCCGTCCAGCGGCCCTCACCGGAATTCCCGGACCACCTCGATCGTCCCGACGATGTGGTCGTTGAACTCCTCGAGCTCCTCCGCCGGAACCCACAGCTCCAAGATCGTGTCCCCACCCGCCTGCCGCACCGGATAGCGAGCCGCGAACGCCGCGTCCACCTCGAACCGGGTCACGAATCCCACTCCGGAGGCGGGCACGTTCCAATCCCGAGCGATCCGCACCGCGTAGTCCTCGTTCAGCACCGGGTAGAAGATCGGCTGGTCGGGCAACCGAGGTGGCCACCGCCGCCATCCCGAGGCCCGCACCAACTCGAGCTCTCTCGGCCCGGTCGGCCGCCAGAGTGTCAAGGTCTCCGTCATGCCGCGCAGTCTTCCAACATCGACTCCTCCTCGTCGCCTTGTTTCCGCCGGCCGCGGGCCCCGGTCGGGGACCACGATCAGAAGTGGGTGTGCAGCACGCCCACCACCCGCCGGTCCTCATCCACCACCGGGATGTCCCGCCACTTGTCGAACGCGGTGCACGGATGCGAGATCCCGAACCTGACCAGGTCACCCGGCACCAGCTCGACGCCGTCGCCCACCTCCAGATAGGTGTGGTGGTCGTTGAGCCGCGTCACCCGCAGCCCTTCGGCAGATGACGCGGCGCCATCACCTCGCCGGATCTCCAGCGGCACCGGCAGCCCCTCGTCGAACGGCGCGTCCCGCTTGCCCATCCCGGCCAGCGCCAGACCGGGCTCGGGCGCCGACAGCACCTGCGCCCAGATCTCCAGAGCCGCCACCAGCGACCCGTCCGCGGGCACCCGGGCGAACGGCGTCCGCTCCCGGTAGAAGCCGTCATCGTGGGTGACCGAGGCCCCGCTGCGCAGAATCAGCCGAGCCCGCCCCGCCAACCCGGCGAGCCGGTCGGTCACCCGGTCGAACCACGCGCTGCCACCAGCCGAGACGATCGGCTGCTCCGGCAGCAGCCCGTCCCGGGTCAACCGCTCGAAACCGGCGACCAGGTCATCGAGGTAGGCGTCCACACCGGCCTGGTCGGCGAGCTGCCCCTCATATCCGGTCACGCCGACCAGCTCCACCCCCGGCTCGCCGACGGCGGCCCGCGCAACCTCGACCAGCTCGTCCAGCGTGCGCACCCCGGTCCGGCCACCCGGATGTCCCAGCTCGACCAGGACACGGGCCCCGCCCGCCGCACCCGCCGCCCGCACCCCGGCGACCGAGTCGACCTGGAAGGAGACCTCCCCACCGGCCGCGCTCTCGGCGGCCAGCCAGCTCAGAGCGGTGTGATCGAGAACCTGGTTCGCGATCAGCACCCGCGGCACGCCGAGCCGCCGCAGCACCAGAGCCTGATTGGCGGTGGCCACGGTCAGCCCCCACGCGCCGGCACGCAGCTGCGCGTCGAACAGGCCGGGCGCCATCGTCGTCTTGGCGTGCGGCGCGAAGTCGAACCCGTGCCGCCGGCAGTAGGCAGCCATCGCGGCGATGTTCGCCTCCACCGCCGCTCGCCGCACCACCAGGAGCGGCCAGGTGAAGCCACCCCCGAAGATACTCGGCCGATCCGCCGCGAGCTGCTCGGCGGTCCGGGCGCCGTGGGGCAGCCAGAAACCCTTGCTCCGCCAGTCGATCGTCACCCTCGGCCTCCCTCGGTCGTGGTCTTGTAGCCGCTTGCCAGACTGCTCGCATGGTCGAGATCACCGTGCCGAGCACATTCGCCCGTCAGGTCGCGGAGTGCTGGGGAGCCGACGGCATCCGGTGGCTGGCCGCTCTGCCGGAGACGGCCAACGAGGTCCTGCGGGACTGGGATCTCCGTCTGGACCGCATGTATCCGCTGAGTCTGAACTGGGTCACCCGGGTGCGCCGCGCCGACGGATCGGCCGCGGTGCTCAAGATGGGCGTGCCGGAGGGCGGACACATCGCGGGCGAAGCCGTCGCACTCGAGTTTTTCGGCGGGCACGGCGCGATCGCGGTGCTCGCCCACGACCGGGCGCGCGGCGCGCTGCTGCTGGAGGAGGCCGCACCGGGGGTGCCGGCGCGGTCGCTGGTGCCGGATCGGGACGAGGCCGCCACCGCCACGCTGATCGAGGTGATCCGCCGCCTGCACCGGCCCGCACCGCCCGGCATCCCGATCCCCGAGCTGGCCGCGCGTCGCGCGTCCTTCGACGGGCACCTGGGGCGTTTCCCGGGCGACGATCCGCTGCCGCGGCATCTGGTCGAGCGCGCGGGACACCTGCTCACCGAGCTGTGCGCGACCGCCACCGAGCGGGTCGTGCTGCACGGCGACCTGCACCATGACAACGTGCTCACCGCCGACCGGGAGCCGTGGCTGGCGATCGATCCGCACGGGGTGGTCGGCGACCCCGGATATGAGATCGGGGCGATGCTCTACAACCCGGACCCGATGGATGACGACGACACCGTGCTCAAGCTGGTGCCGGCCCGCATCGAGCAGCTCGCGGACGGTCTGGGCATGCCGATCGAACGCGTGGTGGCCTGGGGTTTCGTTCAGGCGGTGCTCTCCGAGGTGTGGAATGCCGAGGGGGTGGGCAAGGGCACCGGGCGGCCGCTGCGCCTGGCCCACCTGCTGCTGCCCCGGCTGCCCTGAGCCGGGCCGCGCCAGGCGGCTCCGCTGGGTGACGCCGCCGCTGGGGCGGCCTGCGGCCATCATGCGGGCGCCTGGTCCAGGTCCGCGGTCATCTCGCGCAATTCCGCGAGACGATCCTTGACGGTACGAGGGTGGCCGGGCGCGTCCGGTCGTGCGTCCCACGGGCGGGGTCCGGACAGTGGCCGATAGTTCACCCCGAGGGCATCCAGCCTGGTCAGATGGGTCGCCAGCCGGGTGGAGAACGCGGCGAAGTCACGCTCGGCCGGCCCCCAGACCGTCTCGGCGAACGCGCAGAGTCGCGGAAAAGCCTGGTAGTCGACCCGGCGCGCGGACTCCATGTGCTCGGTCCAGAGGTTGGCCTGGCCGCCCAGGATCCGGCCGGCCTGCTCCGGGGTGAGGCCGGGCGGGACCGGGTCGAAGGCGTGCACGTCGGCGAGGGTGAGCAGGGTGCCCACCGGGGTCGGCTCGGCCGGGTCGTCGGACTGCCGATAGTCCAGGTAGACCGAGGTGTCGGGGCAGGAGACGACGGCATGTCCGGCGCGTGCCGCGTGGGCTGCAGGCCCGACGCCTCGCCACGCGGCGATCACCGCCCCGGGTGGCGCGCCGCCGGCCAGGATCTCGTCCCAGCCGAACAACCGGCGCCCTCGGGCGGCGAGATGCTCGGCCAGCCGAGCGGTGAACCAGGCCTGCAGCCGCTCCGGGCCGACCAGTCCCTCGGACCGGATCCGGGCCTGGGCGATCGGGCTGTCCCGCCACTCCTCGGCCGGGCACTCGTCCCCGCCGATCCCGATCAGCTCGCCGGGGAACAGGTCGCAGAGATGGTCGAGCACCGCGAGGCAGAAGTCGAGGGCCTCCGGCCCCAGGTTGAGCACGTGCGTCGAGATGCCCCACGAGCTGCGGACCGGACCGGCGAAACCGTTGCCGAGCTCCGGGTACGCCGCGATCGCGGCCTGCATGTGCCCGGGCATGTCGACCTCCGGCACCACGGTGATGTGCCGCGCCGCGGCGAACGCGACGATCTCCCGCAGGTCGTCGTCGGAATAGAAGCCGCCGTGCGGACGGGCGTCATAACGCTCGTGCTGCCGGGAGCCCACCATGGTGGCCGGTCGCCAGGCGCCGACCGAGGTGAGACGCGGACGGCCCGGCACCTCGAGACGCCAGCCCTGGTCGTCGGTGAGATGCAGATGCAGCACGTTGAGTTTGTGGAAGGCCAGCAGGTCGATCAGCCGCAGCACGTCGGCGACCGGCATGAAGTGGCGCGCGACGTCGAGCATGACCCCGCGCCAGCCGAAGCGGGGCGCGTCCTCGATCCGGCCGCCGGGCAGCGTCCAGCGACCACCGGCCAGGCGGCCGCGGCGTAGCGTGGCTGGTGGAAGCAGCTGGCGCAGGGTCTGTGCGCCGTAGAAGACACCGGCCGCGGAACCCCCGTGGATGTCGACGCCGGTGGGGCGGATGCCCAGTGCGTAGCCCTCGTCGGGGAGCCCCGGATCGACCCGCAGCCGGATGCCGCCGGAACCGGGTGGCAACGGACAGCCGGTGGCCGGCCCCAGCGAGCCACGCAACCAGATGGCCACCTCGGTCAGGTCCGCAGGGGCGTCGAGAGGGGTGGCCTGGTCGAGCGGAAAGCCGTCACCCGCCCGCTGGATCCGGACAGGGCTCGGAACAATGCTCGTAAGTAGCTCGTTCATCCCGGCTCCTTGACCTGGCGGGCGTTTTCCAGGAGGCTACTACGAGCTACATACGAACCACCAGAGGAGACGCGATGGTCATCGGGATCGTGGTCCACTCCGGTCAGCGTGGCCGCTTCACCGAGGCGGCCCGGACGCTGACCGGCGTCTCCTTCGCCTGGGCGGTCTATGACCAGGAGGACGAGATCCGTGATCGGGTCGGTCACCTGCTGGCCACCGGCACGATCGACGGCCTGCTGCTCGGCCTGGTTCCCTATGCGCGGGCCCGGGACCTGTTGCCCGTCGGCCTGCCGGTCACGGTCACCCGCTCCGCCGCACTCGACCTGGCCCTCGCCTGGGCGCGGGCCCGTGGCAACGGATGGCCGGCCACCCCGGTCAGCATCGACACCTTCTCCGAGGAGACGGTGACCGAGGTGGCCGACGCGCTGGGGCTCGACCGGTCGGCCATCGCCACCCTCCCCTTCCAGCCGGAGCAGCCGGTGGCCGAGGTGGTGGCGTTCCACCGAGAAAGGCTGGACATCACCGGCGCGCCCTATGTGGTCACCGCACGCAGCGGTGTCGCCGCCGCGCTGGACGGCCGGACCGCGGTGCTGCAGGCGGTGGCCACCCCCGGCACCATCCGAGCCGACCTGCACGAGCTGGTCCTCCGGGTGCGTGGCCGTCAGGCGGATGAGCAGCGGTTCGCCGCCGCGGTGTTCCGGGCTCCGGAGTCCGGCGCCCGGGAGGCGCTGCGCCGGTCGCTGTCCGAGCTGCCGGAGCTGGCCGACGCCTGGATCGACGACCACGGACCACGGGCGGTGATCGCCTTCGCTCCGGCCGGTGTCTTCCAGACCATGACTCAGCACTGGGTCCACCTGCCGTTCGGCGAGGCGACCGGTTTCCACGGCCGCTCCTCCGCCACGGATCCGTCACCCGGCGAGGCGATCGGCGACATCCACCGCAGCGCCCCGCCCGGCGACGGCGTGCCGGTCGGCGGCGCGGCGGTCGACGGCGCGGCGGTCAGCGGTGCGGCAGTCAGCGGCGCGGCGGTCGGCTTCGGGATCGGGGCCTCGGCGCGCGGCAGCGTCGCGCTGGCCGAGCAGGCGGCGGACCGGGCCGAGCGGGACGGCACCGCGGCCGGCTACCTGATCACCGACGACGGCGTGATGATCGGCCCGATCGGCGCCGCCGGGCCGCCGCTCACCTATACCTACCGGGAGCACGGCGCCCTGGAGGAGCTGGCCGGCCGGGCCGGGCTGAGTGCCGCCACGATGTCCCGGCTGGCGGCGCTGGAGCGTTCGCTCGGCGGCCGCCCGGTCACCCCGGGCGAGCTGGCGCGGGCGCTGGGGATCACCGACCCGAGCGGGCGCCGTCTGATCCGGAAGCTGGGTGAGGCCGGGCTGGTCGCCGGCGAGGGCAGCGCCCAGCCGCACCACAAGGGCCGCCCCACCCGCCTCTACCGGCTGGCGATCCAGGCGGCCCTGGCCACCGGAGGCGACCGATGACCTACGACCTCCTGCTGACCGGCGGCACGGTCCTGACCGAGGACGTCACACCGACCGACCAGCCTGTGCGGACCGACCAGCCGATGCGGACCAGCGAGCCGGGGCCGGCCGGCGGCGAGACAGTGAGCACGTCGCAGCAGGACAGGGTCCACGACGCGGTGCTGGCCGGGGGCCGCGTGGCGGACGTGGCGGTCCGCGATGGGCGGATCGCCGCGGTGGGGACTGGTCTTCCCCGGGACGCGCGTCAGGTCGTGGACGTGAGCGGGCGACTGGTCACGCCCGGGCTGATCGACCTGCACACCCATGTCGGCCCGGGCTATTGGGGGATCGACCCGGACCCGGTCGCCTGGCATTCCGGGGTGACCACCTGGGTCGACGCCGGGTCCGCCGGGGCATACACGCTGGACGGCCTGCGGCGGGTCGCGGCCGGTGCGACCGTGCGCGTTCCGGCGCTGCTCAACATCTCCGCGATCGGGCTCGCCGGGCGCACCGGCGAGAGCCGCGACCTGGCCAGCTGCGACGTCGCTCTGGCGATCGACACGATCCAGGCGCACCGCGAGCTGGTCCGCGGGATCAAGGTGCGCATCGACCGGGAGACGGTGGGTGACAACGGGGTCGAGCCACTACGCCGTGGCCTGGCGGCGGCCGAGGCCTGCGGCGTCCCGGTCATGGTCCACATCGGGACCGCTCCGCCGGGGCTCGACGAGGTGCTGGACCTGCTGCGCCCCGGCGACATCGTGACCCACTGCGCCAGCGGCATCGCCGCCCCGCTCGGCCCCGCCGTGCACGCCGCGGCGGAGCGCGGGGTGCTGCTCGACCTGGGCCACGGCTCCGGCGGTTTCGCCTTCGACGTGCTGGCCGCGCAGCTCGACGCGGGGTTGCGGCCCGACACGATCTCCACCGACCTGCACGCGCGGTCGCTCTACGGGCCGGTCTTCGACCTGCCCACCACGATGGCCAAAGCTCTCGCGGTCGGCATCCCGCCGTCCGAGGTGATCGCCGCGGTCACCAGCCGACCGGCCCGGGCGCTGGGTCTGCCCGGCGGGACGCTCGTGGTGGGCGCTCCCGCCGACCTGGCCGTCTTCGAGGTGCGTGCCGGGGAGTTCCCGGTCATCGACGCGCACCGGCAGGTCCGGGTCGCACCGATGCGGCTGGTGAATACCGCGACCTACGTGGCCGGACGGCTGCTCACGCCACGGTTGCCGGGGCCGCCGCCACCATGGATCCCGCTCACCGACGGGCAACGCACCGCCCTGGCCGAGCGGGCGAACCACATCCGTGACCTGCTCGCCACGCCCCTGGTGGGCCTGGACGGGCTGGCCGAACAGTTCCCTAGAGATCAACCGAGGAGTTCCTGATGCCCAAGCGCGCTGTGATGACCGACAAGGCGGCACCGGCCGGTGGCCCGTACTCGCATGCGGTCGTGGCCGGCGACACCATCTACCTGGCCGGCGCGGTCCCGGCGCTGCCCGACGGGACCTGGGTGACCGGCAGTTTCGCCGAGCAGGCGCACGCCGCGTTCCGCAACCTGGCGGCGGTCGCGGAGGCGGCCGGCGCGAGCCTGGACGACGCCGTCCGGGTCGGCGTCTACCTGCGGGATTTCGGTGACTTCGCCGAGATGAACGAGATCTACCAGCAGTACATCAAGGGGGAGAACCGCCCGGTCCGCACCACACTGCCGGTGCCGCTGGTCGGCTTCGACATCGAGATCGACGCCATTCTCTACGTCGGCGACTGACAGCCGGCGGAGCAGGCGACGAGGTAAGAGCGAGGAGCAACGCGAGGAGCGAGGCAAGGAGCAACGCGAGGAGCGAGGCAAGGAGCAACGCGAGGAGCAAGGCAAGGGGCCAGGGCGAGGAGCGAGGCAAGGGGCCAGGGCGAGGAGCGAGGCAAGGGGCCAGGGCGAGGAGCGAGGCAAGGGGCCAGGGCGAGAACGAGGAGCGAGGCGAAGGGCGACGGCGAAGGAGTGAGGGCTGGAGACTAGGAGGAGGGCGAGAGGCGGGTGAGGGATGGCGAGGGCAGGCGGGTGAGGGCGAGGCGGTGAGGGGTCCGGGTCGGAGAGTGGGACCGGGATAGGGCGGGACTCTCCTGGGTAGAGGAAGTGCCATGCCTAAACCCGGAGAGTTGCTCGGCGGACGGTACCGGCTGGACGAACGGATCGCGGCTGGTGGCATGGGCGAGGTCTGGGCGGCGACCGATACCGTGCTCGGGCGGCCGGTCGCGGTGAAGACATTGCTCGGTGGGCGCGGGACCGATCCTGGGTTCCTGAGCCGGTTCCGGCATGAGGCCCGGACGATGGCCGCGCTGCGCCATCCGGGTGTGGTGCCGGTGTACGACTTCGGGGACACCGAGGACGGCGCCTTCCTGGTGATGGCGCGCGTTGCCGGGCAGCCGCTGAACCAGATGCTCGCCGAGCGCGGCCAGCTCACCGTCGCCGAGACGATGTCGGTGGTGGCGCAGGCCGGGCGGGCGTTGCAGGCCGCGCACGAGGCCGGGGTGGTGCATCGGGACGTCAAGCCGGGCAACCTGATCATCGAGCCGGACGGGACCGTGGTGCTGGTCGACTTCGGGGTGGCCCGGTCGGCTAACTCGGTCACCCTGACCGGGGCGCGTGAGGTGGTCGGCACGGCGTTGTACATCGCGCCGGAGCAGGTGTCCAAGCGGGCCACCGGGCCGGCGGCGGACATCTACGCGCTCGGCGCGGTGGCATACAACTGCCTGGCCGGGCGGCCGCCGTTCCTCGGTGACAACCCGCTCGCGGTGGCGCTTCAGCACGTCACCGACGAGCCGGCGCCGCTGTCGCGGGACGTGCCGCGGCCGGTTCGCGACCTGGTCGGCATCGCCCTCGCCAAGGACCCGGCCGAGCGCTTCCCGTCGGCCGCGGCCATGGCGTCGGCCGCCGAGTTCGCGGCAGCCGACGCGGCGGCCCGTTCCAACGCCATGGCCACCGGCCTCTCCACGAACACCGAAGCGATCGGACTCGACGCGGCAACCTTCGGAAGCCTGGCGAACAGCGGCGCGTTGGCGGCCGGCGGCGCGATGGCGGCCGGTGCTGCGGTCGCTGGAAGCCCGACTAGCAGCGGAGCGACGGCAACCGGCGGCACGGCAACCAGCGCAGGGGCCGCTGGAAGCCCGACGAGCAGCGGATCGATGGCAACCGGCGGCGCGGCAACCAGCGCAGGGGCCACCGGGAACTCGGCGAGCAGCGGGGCGATGGCGGCCGGCGGCGCGGCGGCCGGCGCGGGGTTCGCGGGGAGTCCGGACAGTGCGGCGCCGGGGATCAGTGACGCGGCGACGGAGGCGGTGCCTGCTGGGGCCGGTTCGGTGTTCGCCGCGCGGGCCATGGTGGGTGGGCCGCGGTATGCCGACATTCTCCCGGTGGGGCCGGCTCGTGACGGCAACACCATGGCGGCCGAGCTGCCCGAGTCCTTCACGCGCGTGGACACGCCGCCGGCCACCGGCGCCGACGGCCCGGCGAAGAGCACCCGACCGGACGGCCCCGCGACCGACG contains:
- a CDS encoding 2-phosphosulfolactate phosphatase, with the protein product MRVFGQERYRARFEWGLAGAEAVAAGAAFVAVVDVLSFTTALSVAVEHGVAVLPYPWRDDSAAEAAARHGAELAVGRSVAGPDEISLSPAAIRRVAAQRSIERLVLPSPNGSAISAHLAGGRADGSDGVTVVGVSLRNAAAAAVWVRERAAGRTVAVIAAGERWPDGSLRPAVEDLWGAGAFLDGFGDRSPEAEVAVAAYRSVSDRLPEALAEAGSGRELAAIGFGDDVVIAGEVGSTDVVPVLHEGWYRRAAPTGEKR
- a CDS encoding alanine racemase — its product is MTIDWRSKGFWLPHGARTAEQLAADRPSIFGGGFTWPLLVVRRAAVEANIAAMAAYCRRHGFDFAPHAKTTMAPGLFDAQLRAGAWGLTVATANQALVLRRLGVPRVLIANQVLDHTALSWLAAESAAGGEVSFQVDSVAGVRAAGAAGGARVLVELGHPGGRTGVRTLDELVEVARAAVGEPGVELVGVTGYEGQLADQAGVDAYLDDLVAGFERLTRDGLLPEQPIVSAGGSAWFDRVTDRLAGLAGRARLILRSGASVTHDDGFYRERTPFARVPADGSLVAALEIWAQVLSAPEPGLALAGMGKRDAPFDEGLPVPLEIRRGDGAASSAEGLRVTRLNDHHTYLEVGDGVELVPGDLVRFGISHPCTAFDKWRDIPVVDEDRRVVGVLHTHF
- a CDS encoding aminoglycoside phosphotransferase family protein, translated to MVEITVPSTFARQVAECWGADGIRWLAALPETANEVLRDWDLRLDRMYPLSLNWVTRVRRADGSAAVLKMGVPEGGHIAGEAVALEFFGGHGAIAVLAHDRARGALLLEEAAPGVPARSLVPDRDEAATATLIEVIRRLHRPAPPGIPIPELAARRASFDGHLGRFPGDDPLPRHLVERAGHLLTELCATATERVVLHGDLHHDNVLTADREPWLAIDPHGVVGDPGYEIGAMLYNPDPMDDDDTVLKLVPARIEQLADGLGMPIERVVAWGFVQAVLSEVWNAEGVGKGTGRPLRLAHLLLPRLP
- a CDS encoding beta-N-acetylhexosaminidase; its protein translation is MNELLTSIVPSPVRIQRAGDGFPLDQATPLDAPADLTEVAIWLRGSLGPATGCPLPPGSGGIRLRVDPGLPDEGYALGIRPTGVDIHGGSAAGVFYGAQTLRQLLPPATLRRGRLAGGRWTLPGGRIEDAPRFGWRGVMLDVARHFMPVADVLRLIDLLAFHKLNVLHLHLTDDQGWRLEVPGRPRLTSVGAWRPATMVGSRQHERYDARPHGGFYSDDDLREIVAFAAARHITVVPEVDMPGHMQAAIAAYPELGNGFAGPVRSSWGISTHVLNLGPEALDFCLAVLDHLCDLFPGELIGIGGDECPAEEWRDSPIAQARIRSEGLVGPERLQAWFTARLAEHLAARGRRLFGWDEILAGGAPPGAVIAAWRGVGPAAHAARAGHAVVSCPDTSVYLDYRQSDDPAEPTPVGTLLTLADVHAFDPVPPGLTPEQAGRILGGQANLWTEHMESARRVDYQAFPRLCAFAETVWGPAERDFAAFSTRLATHLTRLDALGVNYRPLSGPRPWDARPDAPGHPRTVKDRLAELREMTADLDQAPA
- a CDS encoding helix-turn-helix domain-containing protein, whose translation is MVIGIVVHSGQRGRFTEAARTLTGVSFAWAVYDQEDEIRDRVGHLLATGTIDGLLLGLVPYARARDLLPVGLPVTVTRSAALDLALAWARARGNGWPATPVSIDTFSEETVTEVADALGLDRSAIATLPFQPEQPVAEVVAFHRERLDITGAPYVVTARSGVAAALDGRTAVLQAVATPGTIRADLHELVLRVRGRQADEQRFAAAVFRAPESGAREALRRSLSELPELADAWIDDHGPRAVIAFAPAGVFQTMTQHWVHLPFGEATGFHGRSSATDPSPGEAIGDIHRSAPPGDGVPVGGAAVDGAAVSGAAVSGAAVGFGIGASARGSVALAEQAADRAERDGTAAGYLITDDGVMIGPIGAAGPPLTYTYREHGALEELAGRAGLSAATMSRLAALERSLGGRPVTPGELARALGITDPSGRRLIRKLGEAGLVAGEGSAQPHHKGRPTRLYRLAIQAALATGGDR
- a CDS encoding amidohydrolase family protein; this encodes MTYDLLLTGGTVLTEDVTPTDQPVRTDQPMRTSEPGPAGGETVSTSQQDRVHDAVLAGGRVADVAVRDGRIAAVGTGLPRDARQVVDVSGRLVTPGLIDLHTHVGPGYWGIDPDPVAWHSGVTTWVDAGSAGAYTLDGLRRVAAGATVRVPALLNISAIGLAGRTGESRDLASCDVALAIDTIQAHRELVRGIKVRIDRETVGDNGVEPLRRGLAAAEACGVPVMVHIGTAPPGLDEVLDLLRPGDIVTHCASGIAAPLGPAVHAAAERGVLLDLGHGSGGFAFDVLAAQLDAGLRPDTISTDLHARSLYGPVFDLPTTMAKALAVGIPPSEVIAAVTSRPARALGLPGGTLVVGAPADLAVFEVRAGEFPVIDAHRQVRVAPMRLVNTATYVAGRLLTPRLPGPPPPWIPLTDGQRTALAERANHIRDLLATPLVGLDGLAEQFPRDQPRSS
- a CDS encoding RidA family protein, which produces MPKRAVMTDKAAPAGGPYSHAVVAGDTIYLAGAVPALPDGTWVTGSFAEQAHAAFRNLAAVAEAAGASLDDAVRVGVYLRDFGDFAEMNEIYQQYIKGENRPVRTTLPVPLVGFDIEIDAILYVGD